A portion of the Phacochoerus africanus isolate WHEZ1 chromosome 5, ROS_Pafr_v1, whole genome shotgun sequence genome contains these proteins:
- the MAFK gene encoding transcription factor MafK: MTTNPKPNKALKVKKEVGENAPVLSDDELVSMSVRELNQHLRGLSKEEVVRLKQRRRTLKNRGYAASCRIKRVTQKEELERQRVELQQEVEKLARENSSMKLELDALRSKYEALQTFARTVARGPITPTKVATTSVITIVKSAEISSTSVPFSAAS, from the exons ATGACGACTAATCCCAAACCGAACAAGGCATTGAAG GTCAAGAAGGAGGTGGGCGAGAACGCCCCGGTGCTCAGCGACGATGAGCTGGTATCCATGTCGGTGCGGGAGCTGAACCAGCACCTGCGCGGCCTGTCCAAGGAGGAGGTGGTCCGCCTGAAGCAGCGCCGCCGCACGCTCAAGAACCGCGGCTACGCAGCCAGCTGCCGCATCAAGCGCGTGACGCAGAAGGAGGAGCTGGAGCGGCAGCGGGTGGAGCTGCAGCAGGAGGTGGAGAAGCTGGCCCGCGAGAACAGCAGCATGAAGCTGGAGCTGGACGCCCTGCGCTCCAAGTACGAGGCCCTGCAGACCTTTGCCCGCACGGTGGCCCGAGGCCCCATCACGCCCACCAAGGTGGCCACCACCAGCGTCATCACCATCGTCAAGTCCGCCGAGATCTCCTCCACCTCCGTGCCCTTCTCCGCCGCCTCCTAG